The genomic region TTAATATAATCTTAAACCTCCCACTGCGGCCAAGGGCAGGATTAAAGGGCACAGGGCCTTCAGAGACCACAcaggagtaaaaaaaaagtaatggcCAGCAAATACTTCATCACCCTGAAACCATCATCTGCCAAAAGGAGTTCAGGATAGGTATTCGGGCATCTGTCACAAAGCCCACTGCGGCATAAAGACTCTGGACTGGCCATGCCGaactctctactctactctatctCTGCCACCTAGTGGCCATGGTCACTTAGTGCAGTGCACTAGTGCACAGTGGGAAGGTCAGGGCGAGCATGTTTATTTGGAAGCTACAGCAATGGGAAGAGTATGAAGGTGATTTCACAGCTGGATCTGTCCCcggtctctctcctctctctgaatAAGTTGCTGCATGTAGGCATGCACATAGCACAGGCTAATGCAATGAGACGATGGGCTATGATGCTCTTTTGGGCTAAAATTGTAAAAAGAATACTGCTCCATGGAATTTAGCAATCATGGCTCTGAGACTTGTTAATCCAACGAAAATGTCAGGAGATCTATTTCCCTAAATCCAGATTGCTGTCAGATACACAGGGTAAATGTGGGGTCAACAGCAAAACACATATTCCATTTCAACCATGTCATCTCATATATTTTACCCTGATATTATTTCTTGTTGTGATTTCTATGGTTTCTGTTCTTGCATGTCTTATTTTAGTACTGCATGTTCTGTACGATTTATGCATGTCTTCTTTGTGTTTGCTTTCTTCTTGCTCTTTTGTTCCTTTCTGTTTTACCTCTCTATCCCCTCTGGTGCCTTTTCCTTTGTCACTCCGGTTTGACGACAGAGTCTCACGCCAGTTCTCGATGGCGAGAACTCTGACTCACTGCGTCGTATCAACGGCATGAGAAGTGCTGAGCCCATATATGGATCTATGGGCCATATCTACAGTCCAAACTACAGGGTAAAATGTCCAAGGCCACAGCCATCATATCCTCCATCTCCCCTTAAAATAACAGCACCGTTTAACTGGTAGTCTCCAAAGAGAGGTTCCCAAGAATGCATTTTATATTTGATGTTTTTGACGTTCCATTACTTCATGTTCATCTTGATTCAATTCAGTCCCATGTGGTGCAAACTCTGACTGaggaacaagaagaagaagaaaaaaaaagatgagtGGCATTTTGAAGTCCTTCATGGACACATTAAAAATAAAAGGATTTTGAATGGGCCCCAGAGTCACGCTAATAAACATGAAGCAGGAATTTATGCTTGTGGTGTTGAGTTGCATACAGAATGCAAATCTTCATAGTACTGCAGGCTATAAGAGCAGAAAACCTTCCTTATTTTGATCACCAAAGGAGGTTGAGAGCTTAATGTTTCTGATGGGGAGGCCATATTCATACTGCCTGCTCCATATATGAAAATCCCTTGCTGCATTCATAGCACCCCAGCCACTGTGTTTCATTAGCATAGGTCATTAATTCTCCAGCTGGCTTCCCTCTTCACGTTCTCCTCTCATTGCTGATGACTGAGATTCCCGTTCTCATTTAGGAATGAAACCcattttaatgttttcattgttttctgttttaagtgtttgtgtttgtgtgtgtcattctcCGGGTGGGTAGAagttattttgtgtttattgtCATTTCATTCACGGGAAATGTACTTGTGTTCCAAGAACATTGATGGTTTTCATTAGTGTTCCAttgctacatacagtacaaagaGCTTTTTCTATGTTTTTCTTCGTTTTCGTCTGCAACTTTTCGCTGAAATgcttttgtttttgcattgatTGTTTATGAAGGACACATGCTATGTCAAGGCCAATACATTTGGGGATACAGCCAGAGACTTATCAGAAAACAGTCTGTGTTTGAGAAAATgactcaaaagaaaaaaaagcattcATGTGTACAGTTGCAGCATAGTCTAGACACTAGCCCTCCCAACAACGATAGCTATAGCAATCAGATGGAGATCTTTAAGTGGAATTTGACTCACATTTGAATGTGTAACACAGAGCCAGGGCATTTTGCTAGTCTTTTTGTtggacttttctttttttttgtattgataCTGCAACTGCCTTCTGACCTCAGGCACTTACGGTAGCAGATGATTTGGGTGGGTTAGGGATATAACAGGGGTAACACCTACAGTACCCTCAGggccttctgtctgtctgcgctTCCCTCATCTGGAGGAGGAGGTATGGGAGAGCGGGCGGAGTGGCAAACGTTTTGGGGCATTCTCATGGGGGGTTAGGAATATAACAGGGGTAACGCCTATACTCAGggccttctgtctgtctgtgctttcCTCGTCAGGAGGACGACGTGCGGGAGAGCCGCCTGAGCTTCACGGCCCCAGCGGGCGCCACCTGCACCACGGGGAAGGACGGCGCCGCCCCGAAAGCCGCCAACAACAGCGCGGTTCAGCCGGCCCAGTCCAGTGCCCAGGCCGCCGCTGCCGCCGCAGCCAAAAACCACGAAGAGATGCGCAAGCTCTTCATTGACCGCGCCAAGAAGATCGACACTGTCTCCCGCGCCGGCTTCCCCCTGGCCtttctgttttttaacattttctacTGGGTCCTGTACAAAATCTTGCGCCATGAGGATTTTCATAAGTCATAAGCGTGAGTGTGACAGAGCCACCTGTAGAAGTACGGGATGGAAAGACAGCATCCTTAGGATGTTTTACATGCCCCTGTTGGCAACTACGGACCACTGAACAGTGACATCCGCTGCAAAATGAAGTCCTGCCAagacacccaaaacacacacttgcagatgtgcacacacacaagctaataCATCCAAATTGACTTGACTGCACAAAGAACCTGTAAAAACTATTTGGGATATGTCTCAAAACTTAGCTGCTGTCAAGATGTGCTGGACTGAGCCCACAAGTCCCCATGCCCAAAAACAAACCAAGCCAACCACTGAGGTCTCTATGCAACATGGAAAATGCATTAATGTGGTCCAGATTATAATAATtaactctccctctcactctctctctctctctctctctctctctctcacacaccacacacacacacacacacacacacacacctactcaaacatgctgatatacagtacacatatcACATATACTCCCACTTTCTGCTTGAAAGTTGGAGCGGCTCTGTATGCACCCTGAGCTGAGAGGGTTTTGATATCCCCTCTCAGCCTGCAGCTGCTTGAATCcaagcccccaccccctcctcaccacacacacacacacacacacacacacacacaccagagcactGTTGCACACTGCCTCTTATCCactcaaaaatgaaaatgaaaaatgagaTTTCCCTCAGCAGCACTAGTTGTGTCTTACAGCTCTACTGCCAATGTTGTGTCTGCGTCTCGTCTCATACTGTGTTTGTATGGGCTACACACCTACTGTTTGTAACTTGGGACTTAAATATCACACATATTTAAAAACACAGGTTTGATCACTGATTTTTGATggtaatgttatttatttaaagaAGCAAAGGCCGCACAGCATATCATTTGACTTTCAGTTGCCTAATATGCTGTGTTAGTCTTTTGATCTGACTAAGCAGATTTCTGAACCGTAACCTCAGGGGGATTTAATGACACATTGTCTCCAGACACTGAAACTAAATATGGCTTTCCAAACATTTAGACAGATGCCTGTGTAACTTGATTACCTCTAAGCCAGTATGGTAAAGAGTCAGTGGAAATTGGATTGAATGGGATTCTCTTTAAATGGATGAAATGTTACCAATgtagttaaaaataaaacactgacTGCATGGGTGGTGTGGGAATGCAAACAGACTTAAGTCAAGACTTTAGTCAAGCTGATTGGCTTTGTATACCCTGAAATGTTTATCAGTGCTTTTTAGATTGTCATCACTGAAATAATATGAAAGAGATCCACAGGCCAAGATACGATGAACTGCTGCATGCTTTGGAGTTGCAAAACTAAAATGTTTAGAGATAGATTTCCAGTTGCAGTCAAAGAGAAAGACACAAAGGGTACGAGTGTACCTCTAAAGAGATGCCAGCCCTACCCTTACCTGTATTGATCTTGTGTTGTCCAAACACAGtatctgaaataacacaagCTATTAATATAGTGTTTATCAATAtactttctatttttatttgattCTAGTCAGTGATACAACCACTGTATTTCTGATTGGTGGCTCTTATTCTTGAAAAGAACAAGTCGTGCAGGAAAGATCCTGTAAATctcacattttgaatattacaCAATAATatactgaaaaacaaaactgtGCCATATGCTTTGGTAAAACATATCTATACTCACACATTCCTTAAAGCTTTGTTAGATACATAGATTTTACTACCACTTCATATTAATATTTGACACAATTGTACGCAATGTGGAAGATAAAAAGGAGTTGTACATTTCTATAATGCAAGTgaatttaataatttattttgtacaaaaacataaaatacatgTTATGCATGAAATGAAGTTGATAttgatgtattttattttttgaattGAAATTGTGAGTTGGATCTGTTTGTTGACGTATTCTAGCTGCTTTGACTGAGGGACTGaggggagatgagagatgaAAACACACATGCTTTCTTCCATGTATGTAAATActtttcataaaataaatacatctcCTTCAAAACATCATCCGCCATATCATGCCCTCAGtaacattttgtgttttgatatGGACATTCAATGGCAGACAACTATTCAGGACAGATCAGTCAAATGATCATACGCCAAGCAATCTGTTGGCTGAGATTGAAACACGCGGAAGTAAATGGAAAACGTAGGTCACTCGGTGGTGAGTTGCGGTCCCTCCCGGTGGTCAGGTAGGTTACTTCTATTGCTCTGTCTAAGGTGAGACGGGGCAGGTTATACTGTGGAGAATATACTGCCACACGCCCCCTTCTGACAGCTGATCAGTGTCAAAGTAACAGAAAGCTACATAAAGTCTTGCATTTCGCTGATGAGGCTTTAAAAATGGCTCTGTGTGAGAAAGTGGCACTAGTCACCGGTGGAGCTCAAGGAATCGGTAAAGCCGTGGCAGAAGCGCTACTCAAGAATAAAGTTAAGGTTAGTTCTATACTCTTCTCTTTACTGATGTGTTGTAACAGGTTTCTAAACTGTAGTCATTTTTCTAAAACGTTTGGATTGAGGTTGCTTTTCAGAAGTGTTCACTTTTTGATGCTTGCTTGTAGGTCGCAGTGGTGGATCTTAACCATTTAGTTGGAGAAAAGTGCAAGAAAGATCTCGATCAAGAATTTGGAAAAGAGAACAGTATTTTTATCCAGTGTGATGTGACACAACGAGAGAAACTTCAAGGTAAAGTGACATCGTCAAcatgatattgcattttttatagcctatttaTTGGAGAGATGAAAGGACATTGCATACAACTTGCTCTGCAAAGTAGCCTAACATGTAAGCGATTGCCCGTTGTAGAACCACATTTTAACAATTTGACAGCTTATGTCTTTCTTCACTCTAACACTTCAATGTATTGAAAGGTATCGTCTTCTGAACAGAGTTCCATTGTTTACAAAGATCGGTGCTTAATGCAGCTTAGAATTGAAAAAGTGCCGTAGGGAAATGCTTAGGAATGTTCTCGGACGTCCTAAGTATCTGCTTTCAGGTGGCAAATAAAAGAACACTGAATACAGTCCATGCATGACTGAGCAGTGAGTATGTCCTATCATTCTTTACAGATGTAATAAGCTACAGATAGTGAAGCTTATGTGGTTGCGCCTTTATGCGGAGCATGTTTATTTCCAACATGCTCACGGCAATCTTTAATTGAATGTTTCTTTGTGGAATGCTGCAGCCAGGTGTCAGGTAAGGCCATGGGCTCCAGCCCTGTCCCCAGTTGTTTGAGCGTAAACTAGTTACTCGGCAATGGTGAAAGGAATTTTACACCTCCTGGCTGTGCATCCTAACCTAGTCATCCAAACATGGGATGTGTTTTCCAGGTGCCTTTGAGAGTACCGTGCAGCACTTTGGAAGACTGGATATTGTAATTAACAATGCTGGCATCAACAATGAAAAGAACTGGGAAAAGACAATTGAGGTCAATTTGGTAAGCTGATTTGGCATGCAAACCCTACATAATCCTTACAGTTGAGAAGATCGTAAAGCTAACAGTACTTAAGACAAAAAGTTAGGTCGGGCATATATCTTCATTTGTTTCATATGTCcacatgtttgtttacatgtaAAGTTGCAGCTTACATGATGTACAATTTGCACATTCATCAGTTACATCCAGTAGCAGTTGGAGACACCATTAGTGTAGATAAGTAGTTCTGTCTCACACCTCAACGTCTCTTAAAATCCAGAACCAAACCACATCTGACTACTCCATATACAACTGGTTGATTTTAaagcacacagccacacacagagacagccaTGTAGGCCTGAGCCCGGTTTTTgctgaaaatgtgaaaatgtattCTAATGATCAAGCTCTGTGTGCCAGAGAGGAACTGGAGCATGTCTCTCTGAAGTGCTGGGAATTTACTTTGAGTTCCGTCTCAGTCAGGTCAGCCCAAGTATAAACAGAGCCTGATTGACAACTACCCCGCACCGccgcttatacacacacacacacacacacacacacacacacacacacacacactgtgcttggggcttttttttttaagaatccAAAATAGTATGCAATGCCGTTGATAGTTGCAGTTGATGGTAATGGCTTGCCAATGGAGGTTAATCCCACCCGTCCTGTATTTCCTCTCTCAGACGTCAGTCATCCAGGGCACATACCTTGCTTTGGATCACATGAGCAAAGAACATGGCAAGGAAGGAGGCGTCATTATCAATGTCTCATCCATGGCAGGTAAGAATTTAAGCTGGCGGCTAGACAGATCTGCATTATGTTTCAACTGCAATGTTCCCGCTACCCTCCTCTAAAGTTCTCATTCCCTCCCTTAATTACACCTTAAAGCTGTCTACACACCATGAGTCAAGTGTTTGCTTAGCTGGGTGGCACTCAAACAAATCATAAACACTTGGTTCTCCATCAAGGGATTGTGTTTTGACATATCGgggagtgagagggggagagtgatgCAGCAGTAAGCAATCATAGCCTTAGGGGTGAAATCTCATGTAAGGCTATCATTTAGGTAGCTCTGCAACATGAATGCTTGCTTTCATGCAGCAGTCAGGGTTGAGGCAGGCAGTAGCAGAAGATATGGAAACTCCAGTTCCAACTAAATATGGCCTCACAGCAACTGGACAGATGTCGGGCCATAGTCCTGAAAGGCTAAAATCACTGAAGCActactaaataaatatgcacCATAGACTTTGGCCTCCTCTCCGACTGTGTATTTAATTTGCTGTTATGCATATTTGCACAGGGTAGGGGAAAAGCAGTAAATAAAATGAACCAGGGGTGGGTAGTAACACGCTACAAGTAACGCACATagttacatacagtatgaatgtTCTGTATGGTGAAGTTATAACCAGAGTTCTATCAGTAGAAAGCAGAAGGATCAGCTGGCAATGGATTTGAAGTGACTGCTTTTCGACCCTCAGCCACTTGCTTATTCTGGCTATGACAAGATAGCCTACACAAGTGTGTCAGATAATATTATATaagtatattaaataaaatatatttgaaatgGGCTGTTAAAATATGTTTGGCTATATGACTAGCCTACAAAgaaggagaaaagcaaacaggcgtaaaggataggcctacttttaaagggccatcacaaatataaaaatgttttaaaaaaaagccaATGTTGTGAACTTAAAGTCAAAATTGgctggtatttagcagat from Alosa alosa isolate M-15738 ecotype Scorff River chromosome 1, AALO_Geno_1.1, whole genome shotgun sequence harbors:
- the hpgd gene encoding 15-hydroxyprostaglandin dehydrogenase [NAD(+)], which translates into the protein MALCEKVALVTGGAQGIGKAVAEALLKNKVKVAVVDLNHLVGEKCKKDLDQEFGKENSIFIQCDVTQREKLQGAFESTVQHFGRLDIVINNAGINNEKNWEKTIEVNLTSVIQGTYLALDHMSKEHGKEGGVIINVSSMAAFLHSPHQPVYTATKYGVIGFSRAMADAAIVGNYGVRINVVCPAFVDTTLLQTIEQEDNMGKYVKYKDEIKQRMDTFGVLKPALIAEGMLKIIMDSNLNGAVMKITCSKGIHYHTYEPASA